Proteins co-encoded in one Sebastes umbrosus isolate fSebUmb1 chromosome 20, fSebUmb1.pri, whole genome shotgun sequence genomic window:
- the LOC119479462 gene encoding leucine zipper putative tumor suppressor 2 homolog yields the protein MALVQALPISAEPHNPGLSGGPRRRHPSGSSPPIDAPPSTLDPMGSVSSLIASRPGPYQDHRSLVELGTRVRRPTPGAPCLGSDSPLDSLLLQSIPALKKQSSTTSSRGLEKDSGNVNYTYLNEEYVGDWNDNHVTRASPGSDADETKASGFNGNMGGPPPKLIPVSGKLEKNMEKTVLRPTAFKPVIPKSRTSMQYLSPRHCANASESQNNLNLLSPTHTEASPSCSEKSSSYSRARHSGGGGSSHSCQLTDSGRNSLSSLPPYSNGGYSLASGEASAGHLEPMKSAPPVSGHGHSNSDSGRSSSSKSTGSGSISGRGQPLSDSGSNGRSPGPVEGYEGVVRDLEDKLRERELELQQLRDNLDENEAAICQVYEEKQKRFELELEELRQGCATRMQVASQKAQRAQQVLQLQVYQLQQEKKKLQEDFAQLLKEREQLEERCTSYEHEKIQLGPRLEESKWEVCQKSGEISLLKQQLKEVQGELAQRVGEIVSLRGQLRESRGELTNTQVLLQEAHGTTRTRTLELEVCENELQRRKSEAELLREKVGRLEGELAHLREALASQGPGNRQCQVFQEAEEHLLAYESDEAKAQRQSSTEALQNMKTQFDRMRAELTYERQRAEQQTGGFEEERRIWQEEKDKVIRYQKQLQQNYVQMYRRNRELEQLLQELSQELESREEDEGSGNEINFDEIAATEI from the exons ATGGCCCTGGTTCAGGCTCTGCCCATATCTGCTGAGCCCCACAACCCCGGCCTCAGTGGAGGACCCCGCAGGAGACACCCCTCCGGGTCTTCACCCCCCATCGACGCACCACCCTCCACTCTGGATCCTATGGGTTCCGTCAGCAGCCTCATCGCCTCCCGCCCCGGCCCCTACCAGGACCACCGATCTCTCGTTGAACTGGGTACCAGGGTCCGACGGCCCACACCGGGCGCCCCCTGTCTGGGCTCTGATTCGCCCCTGGACTCCTTATTACTGCAGAGCATCCCGGCGCTCAAGAAGCAGAGCTCCACGACGTCCAGCAGGGGGCTGGAGAAGGACAGTGGGAATGTGAACTATACCTATCTGAATGAGGAGTATGTAGGCGACTGGAACGACAACCACGTAACACGTGCCAGCCCAGGAAGTGATGCAGACGAGACTAAAGCATCAGGGTTCAATGGGAACATGGGGGGACCTCCTCCAAAACTGATCCCTGTGTCAGGAAAACTTGAGAAG AACATGGAGAAAACGGTGCTGCGGCCCACTGCCTTCAAACCCGTCATTCCCAAGAGCCGTACCTCCATGCAATACCTCTCCCCTCGCCACTGTGCCAACGCATCGGAAAGCCAAAACAACCTGAATCTGCTGAGCCCCACCCACACAGAGGCGTCGCCCTCCTGCTCTGAGAAAAGCAGCTCGTACAGCAGGGCCCGCcacagcggcggcggcggcagcagccaCTCCTGCCAACTGACCGACTCCGGACGCAACTCCCTCTCGAGCCTCCCGCCTTACAGCAACGGCGGCTACAGTCTGGCATCAGGGGAGGCCTCTGCTGGCCACCTGGAGCCCATGAAAAGCGCTCCGCCAGTCAGCGGACACGGACACTCCAACTCAGACAGCGGGCGCTCATCCTCCAGTAAGAGTACAGGCTCCGGCTCGATAAGTGGCCGAGGTCAACCTCTGTCTGACAGCGGGTCCAACGGGCGCTCCCCTGGCCCGGTGGAGGGTTACGAGGGGGTGGTGAGGGACCTCGAGGACAagctgagggagagagagctggagctgcagCAACTCAGAGACAACCTGGATGAGAATGAAGCTGCAATTTGTCAG GTTTATGAGGAGAAGCAGAAGCGTTttgagctggagctggaggagctgaggcAGGGCTGTGCCACCAGGATGCAGGTAGCCTCGCAGAAGGCCCAGCGTGCACAGCAGGTGCTTCAGTTGCAG GTTTATCAGCTccagcaggagaagaagaagctgcaggaGGACTTTGCTCAGCTTCTGAAGGAGAGGGAGCAGCTCGAGGAACGCTGCACCTCCTATGAGCACGAGAAGATCCAGCTGGGGCCTCGACTGGAGGAGAGCAAGTGGGAG GTGTGTCAGAAGTCGGGGGAAATCTCGTTGCTGAAGCAGCAGCTGAAGGAGGTGCAGGGAGAGTTAGCACAGCGTGTGGGAGAGATCGTCTCGCTGCGGGGTCAACTCCGAGAGAGTCGTGGCGAGCTGACCAACACCCAGGTCCTGCTCCAGGAGGCCCACGGCACGACCCGCACACGAACCCTGGAGCTGGAGGTGTGCGAAAACGAACTACAGCGGCGCAAGAGCGAAGCGGAGCTGCTCAGAGAAAAGGTAGGACGCCTCGAGGGAGAGTTGGCTCATCTCAGAGAGGCTTTGGCCAGTCAGGGCCCAGGAAACAGACAGTGTCAGGTGTTCCAGGAAGCAGAGGAGCACCTGCTCGCCTATGAGAGCGACGAGGCGAAGGCCCAGCGGCAGAGCAGCACCGAGGCCCTGCAGAACATGAAGACGCAGTTTGACAGGATGAGGGCCGAGCTTACCTACGAGCGTCAACGGGCCGAGCAGCAGACGGGAGGCTTCGAGGAGGAGCGCAGGATATGGCAGGAGGAGAAGGACAAAGTTATCCGCTACCagaagcagctgcagcagaactACGTGCAGATGTATCGCAGAAACCGAGAGCTGGAGCAGCTCCTGCAGGAGCTCAGCCAGGAActggagagcagagaggaggacgagggcAGCGGCAACGAGATCAACTTTGACGAGATCGCCGCCACGGAAATCTGA
- the LOC119479461 gene encoding PDZ domain-containing protein 7-like, translating into MAHSSDPSRREKTPGTQGSHTATRNLLRKKEQRRRGIRSSSPMGRVILINSPVDGGDDCEDLHTITVDKSVDGKLGFSVRGGSEHGLSIFVSKVEDNSTAEEAGLQVGDKLVEVNGVSLENITMSSAVKVLTGNNRLRMVVRRVGKVPGIRYSKEKTTWVDLIHRRMVVEESGRTPSDASSGSALQRIVHLYTTSDDYCLGFNIRGGKEFGLGIYVSKLDPGGLAEQNGIKMGDQILAANGVSFEDISHSNSVEVLKSHTHVMLTIKEAGRYPAYKEMVAEYRWLNKLANGTQKSSSQGSESNSSASSLSSGTPVSSLSGLSQVMFPPSMPFGSDMVDVCISTEDQRSESERTETAMQTDLPSQRTGAETTRSLGRTTLLRDTVIGGEEDRGRQESTKTAVLLALSMPSRPITRSQSEVTVEEIKQKKEKKQKEKHPEEKSTLQRSKTFVNSLFKGGRKRDTSKGRSKSPSKAGKGGRQVSAMPNSEMLVIVEDMARRLLTEEEVAAVMKTCRRYVAERSVENLIRHLLAVLDRPEKLLLLREVRMLLPPPDLSAFDKMVTPIEVEAYDILKYRSIKTAPLRSPTSGRAPKRRLITPIPDYRGGFELHNSEEVEKESHLLDELEKLSVSGPRGSRERPHPCMSFTPLLDIPVDGYNTESRDLRPPSASAAMLPNWLLARSHDSRPPLRTDIGTIRSVHFDEVSLHSPSDKGDATSERGRSPFRNGHSKSKKEKSGDRSKETVFTLQSAARRSRPLLSQVFRSGPDQRAGSEQMNGHQTSSENGLNGSEPEQEYELKTVSISKTKQSLGISISGGMESKVQPVVKIEKIFPGGAASTCEVLKAGFELASVDGLSLQGVTHQHAVDIIRKAFSNKAKDPMVFVVKVPRNILKGD; encoded by the exons ATGGCTCACTCGTCAGACCCGTCCCGCAGGGAGAAGACCCCCGGGACCCAAGGGTCACACACGGCTACGCGCAACCTCTTACGGAAGAAGGAGCAGCGTCGGCGTGGAATCCGATCCTCCTCACCCATGGGCCGGGTCATCCTCATCAACTCTCCTGTGGATG GTGGAGATGACTGCGAGGACCTCCACACGATCACAGTGGATAAGAGTGTGGACGGCAAGCTCGGCTTCAGCGTGCGAGGAGGCTCAGAACATGGCCTCAGCATCTTTGTCAGTAAGGTGGAGGACAACAGTACAGCAG AGGAGGCAGGCCTGCAGGTAGGTGATAAACTGGTGGAGGTGAACGGCGTCAGCCTGGAGAACATCACGATGAGCAGCGCTGTGAAGGTCCTGACTGGCAACAACAGGCTGAGGATGGTGGTGAGACGTGTTGGCAAAGTCCCCGGCATCCGCTACTCCAAGGAGAAGACGACCTG GGTGGACTTGATACACAGGCGtatggtggtggaggagagcGGACGGACACCTTCGGACGCCAGCTCAGGAAGCGCCCTCCAAAGGATCGTCCACCTTTACACCACGTCAGACGACTACTGCCTGGGCTTCAACATAAGGGGGGGAAAGGAGTTTGGTCTGGGCATCTATGTCTCTAA ACTGGATCCTGGTGGTCTGGCTGAGCAGAACGGAATAAAGATGGGGGACCAGATCCTGGCTGCCAATGGCGTGAGCTTTGAGGACATCAGCCACAGTAATTCTGTGGAGGTGCTGAAGAGCCACACGCACGTCATGCTGACCATCAAG GAAGCAGGACGATACCCTGCTTATAAAGAGATGGTGGCAGAATACAGGTGGCTCAATAAGC tGGCCAATGGTACTCAGAAATCTTCCTCCCAAGGTTCGGAGTCCAACTCCTCAGCCTCCTCTCTGTCGTCTGGGACTCCGGTCAGCTCTCTGAGTGGCCTGTCGCAGGTCATGTTCCCTCCCAGCATGCCGTTTGGTTCAGACATGGTGGATGTCTGCATCTCCACTGAGGACCAGAG GTCTGAGTCGGAGCGAACCGAGACCGCCATGCAGACGGACCTTCCCTCTCAGAGGACGGGTGCAGAAACCACTCGCAGCCTGGGTCGAACCACTCTGCTCAGAGACACGGTGATcggtggagaggaggacagggGGAGGCAAGAGTCCACCAAGACGGCGGTGCTGCTGGCTCTCAGCATGCCGAGCCGACCGATCACCAGGTCGCAGAGCGAAGTCACCGTGGAAG AAATCAagcagaagaaagagaagaagcagAAAGAGAAGCACCCAGAGGAGAAGAGCACCCTGCAGCGCTCGAAGACCTTCGTCAACTCGCTATTTAAGGGTGGACGCAAGAGAGACACGTCCAAGGGACGCTCCAAGTCGCCGTCCAAGGCTGGAAAAG GGGGGCGACAGGTCAGCGCGATGCCAAATTCAGAGATGCTTGTAATTGTGGAGGACATGGCACGCCGGCTGCTGACTGAGGAGGAGGTGGCTGCTGTTATGAAGACGTGCCGAAGG TACGTGGCAGAGCGGTCAGTGGAGAACTTGATACGCCACCTGCTGGCCGTGCTGGACAGACCtgagaagctgctgctgctgagggaaGTCCg gATGCTGCTTCCTCCTCCTGACCTGAGTGCGTTCGACAAAATGGTGACTCCCATCGAAGTCGAGGCCTACGATATACTCAAGTATCGCTCAA TCAAAACTGCTCCTCTTCGCTCTCCCACATCCGGTCGAGCACCCAAACGGCGCCTCATCACTCCCATCCCGG ATTACAGAGGAGGCTTTGAGCTCCACAATTctgaggaggtggagaaggagaGCCACCTGCTGGATGAGCTGGAGAAGCTCAGTGTGTCTGGGCCCCGGGGATCCAGAGAGAGGCCCCATCCCTGCATGTCCTTCACCCCGCTGCTGGACATACCAGTTGATGGCTACAACACAGAGTCCAGAGACCTCAGACCTCCCTCCGCCAGCGCCGCCATGCTCCCCAACTGGCTGCTGGCCCGCAGCCACGACTCCCGCCCTCCTCTCCGGACAGACATCGGCACGATTCGCTCCGTCCACTTTGATGAGGTTTCACTGCACTCGCCTTCAGACAAGGGGGACGCGACCTCAGAGAGAGGAAGGTCCCCGTTCAGAAACGGCCACTCCAAAAGCAAAAAGGAGAAGAGTGGAGACCGGAGTAAAGAAACTGTGTTCACGCTGCAGAGTGCTGCCCGCAGGAGTCGGCCCTTGTTGTCGCAGGTGTTCAGGTCGGGTCCAGATCAGCGAGCGGGGAGCGAACAGATGAACGGACATCAGACTTCCTCTGAGAACGGACTCAACGGCTCCGAGCCTGAACAGGAGTACGAGCTCAAAACTGTCAGCATCTCCAAAACCAAACAGTCGCTGG GTATCAGTATATCCGGAGGGATGGAGTCCAAAGTTCAGCCGGTGGTGAAGATCGAGAAGATCTTTCCCGGAGGAGCTGCCTCCACCTGTGAAGTTCTCAAG GCTGGATTTGAGTTGGCGTCTGTGGACGGACTCTCCCTGCAAGGCGTTACACATCAGCACGCTGTTGACATCATCCGAAAAGCCTTCAGCAACAAGGCCAAAGACCCCATGGTGTTTGTGGTCAAAGTCCCCAGAAACATTTTGAAAGGAGACTGA